The Impatiens glandulifera chromosome 3, dImpGla2.1, whole genome shotgun sequence genome contains a region encoding:
- the LOC124930601 gene encoding protein ATAF2-like: protein MERVRNESEDVVPMRVPNGNGSHFFVPRCFRFTPEDEELVSDFLHRKCNSLPLMIDVIADVDIYKFNPWELSDMSKYGENDWYFFTPRERKYPNSACEWLNRSAGIGFWKTTGPEKIIGNTIQGIKRSLVFYVGRYPQANKTNWIMKEYRLPRENRVIPSCISSKLDEVVLVRIYNKTGLNEICFPPERNRASTLAPSNSRFESFGTTHGNSITP from the exons ATGGAGAGAGTTAGAAATGAGAGTGAAGATGTTGTACCAATGAGGGTTCCTAATGGCAATGGGAGTCACTTTTTTGTACCGAGGTGCTTCAGATTCACTCCCGAGGATGAAGAACTAGTTTCAGATTTTCTCCACCGCAAATGCAACTCACTTCCATTGATGATAGATGTGATTGCTGATGTTGATATATACAAGTTCAATCCGTGGGAGCTCTCtg ACATGTCCAAATACGGTGAGAATGATTGGTACTTCTTCACCCCTAGGGAACGAAAGTACCCTAATAGTGCATGTGAGTGGCTCAACCGTTCAGCTGGAATAGGTTTTTGGAAGACAACTGGACCCGAAAAGATTATTGGAAACACAATCCAAGGTATCAAAAGGTCATTGGTTTTTTATGTAGGAAGATATCCTCAGGCGAACAAGACCAATTGGATTATGAAAGAATATCGTCTACCCCGTGAAAATCGAGTTATCCCTAGTTGCATCTCTTCTAAG CTTGATGAAGTGGTGTTGGTTCGAATCTATAATAAGACGGGTCTCAATGAGATTTGCTTCCCGCCCGAGAGAAACCGAGCATCAACATTGGCCCCATCCAATTCTAGGTTTGAGAGTTTCGGAACAACCCATGGTAATTCTATCACGCCTTAA